In Ailuropoda melanoleuca isolate Jingjing chromosome X, ASM200744v2, whole genome shotgun sequence, a single genomic region encodes these proteins:
- the IGSF1 gene encoding immunoglobulin superfamily member 1 has product MTLDRLGEQAAMLRTFTVLLFCIWLSLGMTSIVVKSQPELWIETNYPQAPWENITLWCKSPSRISSKFLRLKDKTQMTWIRPSSKTFQVSFPIGALTKSNAGLYRCCYWKETGWSDPSKVLELVAPGQLPKPIFWIQAETSPLPGCNVNILCHGWLQDLVFMLFKEGYAETVDYQIPTGTVAIFSIANMTPESEGVYICRTHIQMLPTLWSEPSNPLKLIVAGLYPKPTLTAYPGPIMAPGESLNLRCQGPIYGMTFALIRLEDLEKSFYRKRPIKNEAYFFFRALKIHDAGHYLCFYYDGSYRGSLLSDILKIWVTDAFPKTWLLAQPSPVVQMGQNVSLWCQGPVDGVGLALYKKGEDKPLQLLDTTSIDDNKSFFLNNVTYSDAGIYSCHYLLSWKTSIRMTSHNTVELVVVDKPPKPSLSAWPSTMFKLGKAITLQCRVPHPVLEFSLEWEERATFQKFSVDGDFIISNAEGKGTGTYSCSYRVEAHPNIWSDRSEPLKLMGPAGFLTWNYVLNEAIRLSLIMQLVALLLVVLWIRWKCRRHRIREAWLLGTAQGVTMLFIVTALLCCGLCNGVLTEETEIIMPTPKPELWAETNFPLAPWKNLTLWCRSPSGSTKEFVLLKDGTGWIATRPASEQVRAAFPLGALTQSHTGSYHCHSWEEMAVSEPSEALELVGTDILPKPVMSASPPIRGQKLQIRCKGWLAGMEFVLYKEGVQEPVQQLGAVGREAFFTIQRMEDKDEGNYSCRTHTEKRPFKWSEPSESLELVIKEMYPKPFFKTWASPVVTPGARVTFNCSTPQQHMSFILYKDGSEIASSDRSWASPGASAAHFLITSVGTGDGGNYSCRYYDFTIWSEPSDPVELVVTEFYPKPILLALPGPVVLPGKNVTLHCQGAFQDMRFALLQEGTQVPLQFQSTSRDSVDFLLHTVGVEDSGNYSCVYYETTMSNRGSHLSKPIKIWVTDTFPKPWLFAEPSSVVPMGQNVTLWCQGPVHGVGYILHKEREATSVQLWGSTSKDGAFLITNISGANIGRYSCCYHPDWTSPIKIQPSNTLELIVTGLLPKPSLLAQPGPIVAPGENMTFQCQGELPDSTFVLLKEGTQEPLEQQSPRGYRADFWMPVVRGDDSGVYSCVYYLDSAPFAASNRSDFLEIWVTDKPPKPLLSAWPSTVFKLGKDITLQCRGPLPGVEFVLEHDGEEAPQQFSEDGDFIINNVEGKGIGNYSCSYRLQAYPDIWSEPSDALELVGAAGPAAQECTMGNIVRSSLIVVVVVALGVVLAIEWKKWPRLRTRDSETDGRDQTIALEECNQEEEPGANTSSPLSVSQGTSVELPVPI; this is encoded by the exons ATGACCCTGGACAGGCTGGGGGAGCAGGCCGCCATGCTGCGGACATTCACTGTCTTGCTCTTTTGCATTT GGCTGAGTCTGGGTATGACATCAATAG TGGTGAAATCTCAACCGGAGCTGTGGATAGAGACCAACTACCCCCAGGCCCCTTGGGAGAACATCACACTTTGGTGCAAAAGCCCCTCTCGGATTTCAAGCAAGTTTCTGCGGCTGAAGGATAAGACACAGATGACTTGGATCCGCCCTTCCTCCAAGACCTTCCAAGTTTCATTCCCTATAGGTGCCCTTACTAAGTCCAATGCAGGTCTTTACAGGTGCTGCTACTGGAAGGAAACAGGCTGGTCAGATCCCAGTAAAGTTTTAGAGTTGGTGGCACCAG GACAGCTGCCCAAGCCCATCttctggatccaggctgagacctcCCCTCTTCCTGGATGTAACGTTAACATACTCTGCCATGGCTGGCTGCAGGATTTGGTATTCATGCTATTCAAAGAGGGATATGCAGAGACCGTGGATTACCAAATCCCAACTGGTACAGTGGCCATATTCTCCATTGCCAACATGACACCTGAGAGTGAAGGGGTTTACATCTGCCGCACTCATATCCAGATGCTCCCCACTCTGTGGTCAGAGCCCAGCAACCCCCTGAAGCTGATTGTGGCAG GACTCTATCCCAAACCAACTCTGACAGCGTATCCTGGGCCCATCATGGCACCTGGAGAAAGCCTGAACCTCAGGTGTCAGGGGCCAATCTATGGAATGACCTTTGCTCTAATAAGGCTTGAAGACTTGGAGAAATCCTTTTACCGCAAGAGACCAATAAAAAATGAGGCATATTTCTTCTTCCGGGCTTTGAAAATCCATGATGCTGGACATTATCTCTGTTTTTACTATGATGGGTCGTACAGGGGTTCACTTCTTAGTGATATCCTGAAAATCTGGGTGACTG ATGCTTTCCCCAAGACCTGGCTACTTGCTCAGCCCAGTCCTGTGGTCCAGATGGGTCAGAATGTGAGCTTGTGGTGTCAAGGGCCAGTGGATGGAGTGGGGCTTGCACTCTATAAGAAAGGAGAAGACAAACCACTTCAGCTCTTGGATACCACCAGCATTGATGACAACAAGTCATTCTTCCTCAACAATGTGACCTATAGTGATGCTGGCATCTATAGCTGCCACTATCTCCTCTCCTGGAAGACCTCCATCAGGATGACATCACACAACACCGTGGAGCTTGTGGTTGTAG ATAAGCCCCCCAAACCCTCCCTGTCAGCCTGGCCTAGCACCATGTTCAAGCTAGGAAAGGCCATTACCCTTCAGTGCCGAGTACCACATCCAGTACTTGAATTTTCTctggaatgggaagaaagagcAACATTCCAAAAATTCTCAGTGGATGGAGACTTCATCATCAGTAATGCTGAAGGAAAAGGTACAGGGACCTACAGTTGCAGCTATCGTGTGGAGGCACACCCTAACATCTGGTCAGATCGAAGTGAGCCTCTGAAGCTGATGGGGCCAGCAG GCTTTCTCACCTGGAATTACGTTCTGAATGAAGCTATCAGGTTGTCCCTAATCATGCAGCTTGTTGCCTTGCTCTTGGTAGTGCTGTGGATAAGGTGGAAGTGTCGGAGACACAGAATCAG AGAAGCCTGGTTGCTGGGAACAGCTCAAGGGGTCACCATGCTCTTCATAGTCACAGCCCTTCTCTGCTGTG GACTGTGCAATGGGGTATTGACAGAAGAGACTG AAATAATCATGCCAACCCCTAAGCCTGAGCTGTGGGCAGAGACCAACTTCCCTCTTGCCCCGTGGAAGAACTTAACCCTCTGGTGCAGAAGCCCTTCTGGCTCAACTAAGGAGTTTGTGTTGCTGAAGGACGGGACTGGGTGGATTGCAACTCGCCCGGCCTCAGAGCAGGTCCGGGCTGCCTTCCCCCTTGGCGCCCTGACCCAGAGCCACACTGGGAGTTACCACTGCCATTCATGGGAGGAGATGGCTGTTTCGGAGCCCAGTGAGGCACTTGAGCTTGTGGGGACAG ACATCCTCCCCAAACCTGTCATGTCTGCTTCCCCCCCAATCCGGGGCCAGAAACTGCAAATCCGGTGCAAAGGATGGCTGGCAGGCATGGAGTTTGTTCTGTATAAGGAGGGAGTGCAGGAACCTGTCCAGCAACTTGGTGCCGTTGGGAGAGAAGCCTTCTTTACAATCCAAAGAATGGAGGATAAAGACGAAGGCAATTATAGCTGCCGTACTCACACTGAAAAGCGCCCCTTCAAGTGGTCTGAGCCCAGTGAGTCCCTGGAGCTTGTCATAAAAG AAATGTACCCCAAGCCCTTCTTCAAGACATGGGCCAGCCCTGTGGTCACTCCTGGTGCCCGAGTGACTTTCAACTGCTCCACTCCCCAGCAGCACATGAGCTTTATTCTTTACAAAGATGGAAGTGAAATAGCATCTAGTGACAGGTCTTGGGCAAGTCCAGGGGCCAGTGCGGCTCACTTTCTGATCACTTCAGTGGGCACTGGTGATGGAGGGAATTACAGCTGCCGCTATTATGACTTCACAATCTGGTCTGAGCCCAGCGACCCTGTGGAGCTCGTGGTGACAG AATTCTACCCCAAACCCATTCTTCTGGCACTGCCAGGTCCTGTGGTACTTCCTGGGAAGAATGTGACCCTGCACTGCCAAGGAGCTTTCCAGGATATGAGGTTTGCCCTCTTGCAGGAGGGTACCCAGGTTCCCTTACAGTTCCAGAGCACCTCCAGGGACTCAGTTGACTTCCTCCTCCACACTGTTGGAGTAGAGGACTCTGGGAACTACAGTTGTGTCTACTACGAGACAACCATGTCAAATAGGGGATCACATCTCAGCAAGCCCATTAAGATCTGGGTGACAG ACACATTTCCCAAGCCATGGTTGTTTGCTGAGCCCAGTTCTGTGGTTCCTATGGGGCAGAATGTTACTCTCTGGTGCCAGGGGCCAGTCCATGGAGTAGGGTACATTCTacacaaagaaagagaagccaCTTCAGTGCAGCTCTGGGGATCCACCAGTAAAGATGGGGCATTCCTCATCACCAATATATCTGGTGCTAACATTGGGCGTTACAGCTGCTGCTACCACCCTGACTGGACCAGCCCTATCAAGATACAGCCTAGCAACACTTTGGAACTCATAGTCACAG gtttgCTCCCCAAACCCAGTCTCTTAGCCCAGCCTGGACCCATTGTGGCCCCTGGAGAAAATATGACTTTTCAATGCCAAGGGGAACTGCCAGACTCAACATTTGTCCTGTTGAAGGAGGGCACTCAAGAGCCTTTGGAGCAACAGAGCCCAAGAGGGTACAGGGCTGACTTCTGGATGCCAGTGGTGAGAGGTGACGATTCTGGGGTCTATAGCTGTGTTTATTATTTGGACTCTGCTCCCTTTGCGGCTTCCAATCGCAGTGACTTCCTGGAGATCTGGGTGACTG ATAAGCCCCCTAAGCCCTTACTGTCAGCCTGGCCCAGTACCGTATTCAAGCTAGGGAAGGACATCACCCTTCAGTGCCGAGGACCCCTGCCAGGTGTTGAATTTGTCCTGGAACATGATGGAGAAGAAGCACCTCAGCAGTTCTCAGAGGATGGGGACTTCATCATCAACAATGTAGAAGGAAAAGGCATTGGCAACTACAGCTGCAGTTACCGTCTCCAGGCCTATCCTGATATCTGGTCAGAGCCTAGCGATGCCCTGGAGCTGGTGGGGGCAGCAG GGCCTGCCGCTCAGGAGTGCACCATGGGGAACATTGTCCGAAGTAGTCTGATTGTGGTGGTAGTTGTAGCTTTGGGGGTGGTGCTAGCCATAGAGTGGAAGAAGTGGCCTCGACTCCGAACCAG GGACTCAGAGACAGATGGAAGAGACCAGACCATAGCCCTTGAAGAGTGTAATCAAGAAGAAGAACCAGGCGCCAACACCAGCTCTCCCTTATCAGTCTCTCAGGGAACCTCAGTGGAACTGCCAGTCCCAATATAA